In Chitinophaga nivalis, a single genomic region encodes these proteins:
- a CDS encoding TetR/AcrR family transcriptional regulator, which translates to MGKAERTRQFIIETAAPIFNTKGIAGTAISDILSATKLAKGGLYGNFSSKEEMVMEVFDYITVRNKQHLLSVTAGAATAREKFEALFDHYARYPMSETLGGGCPIINFGAEADDTNPGLKKKVGELIRYYQSRIELLVQLGKDKGEFHPDWDGKKFAVQMFTMLEGAVLVTKVLNSNKQMLVVLDFLRAVVQQHTL; encoded by the coding sequence ATGGGAAAAGCAGAAAGAACCAGGCAGTTTATCATTGAAACGGCTGCGCCTATCTTTAATACTAAAGGTATTGCGGGTACCGCCATCAGTGATATTCTGTCGGCTACCAAGCTGGCGAAGGGCGGACTTTACGGCAACTTTTCCTCCAAAGAAGAAATGGTGATGGAGGTATTTGATTACATCACTGTCAGGAATAAGCAGCATCTTTTGTCTGTTACCGCCGGAGCTGCCACTGCCCGGGAAAAATTTGAAGCATTGTTTGACCACTATGCCCGTTACCCCATGAGCGAAACCCTGGGAGGAGGCTGTCCGATTATCAATTTCGGTGCAGAAGCAGATGATACCAACCCCGGACTGAAAAAGAAAGTGGGAGAGTTGATCCGTTATTATCAGTCCCGTATTGAATTACTGGTGCAGTTAGGAAAAGATAAGGGCGAATTTCATCCGGACTGGGATGGGAAAAAATTTGCCGTGCAAATGTTTACCATGCTGGAAGGAGCTGTGCTGGTCACCAAAGTATTAAACAGTAATAAACAAATGTTGGTGGTATTGGATTTTTTAAGAGCAGTGGTGCAACAACATACGTTGTAA
- a CDS encoding RagB/SusD family nutrient uptake outer membrane protein has protein sequence MMRKIIYATGLVLAITATSCKKYLDIVPVGQVIPRTVADFKKELNKAYSEADYDKGLTLWRTDEVKMNESRSSDVERVRNHFIWDENGVTTTGLTFNWQKKYKIIFYANHLIQELPDATGGVAGEKEQLMGEAHLLRAYQYFNQVNLYGKHYNAATAATDKAVPLIVKIDMEEVAPRSTVKAVYDQIFTDLQTGLSLVNVDAFETASSYKFGKISGNALATRIYLYTGQWEKALAAARAVLEKKNTLVDFNTSTELPTVYNSKEAILAYEVIYSAQMLLPAFVSDQLLSMYNAEGDLRLKRFYGKDSKGNNTVIKIKYADNNYRQSFRVAEIYLSAAEAAANLQQPEVARTYLNTLKQNRLTPAFYQAEVTRVAALTGKALLQEIYDERARELAFEGHRWFDLRRTSQPAITHMLKGKAYTLNALDARYIVRIPTEAIRYNPLLAD, from the coding sequence ATGATGCGTAAAATAATATATGCCACAGGGCTGGTATTGGCTATCACAGCAACATCCTGTAAGAAATACCTGGATATTGTGCCGGTAGGACAGGTGATTCCGAGAACGGTAGCAGATTTCAAAAAGGAATTGAACAAGGCTTACAGTGAAGCCGACTATGATAAAGGCCTGACGCTTTGGCGCACAGATGAAGTGAAGATGAACGAAAGCCGCTCATCTGATGTAGAAAGAGTAAGGAATCACTTTATATGGGATGAAAACGGCGTAACCACTACCGGTCTTACCTTTAACTGGCAGAAGAAGTATAAAATCATTTTTTATGCCAATCACCTGATTCAGGAATTGCCGGATGCTACAGGTGGCGTAGCCGGCGAAAAAGAACAGTTGATGGGAGAAGCACATCTGCTGCGCGCCTACCAGTATTTCAATCAGGTAAACCTGTACGGAAAGCATTATAATGCTGCTACCGCAGCTACTGATAAAGCCGTACCGCTGATTGTTAAAATTGATATGGAAGAAGTAGCACCCCGCAGTACTGTTAAAGCCGTATATGATCAGATTTTTACAGATCTGCAAACCGGTTTGTCACTGGTGAATGTAGATGCCTTTGAAACAGCATCTTCCTATAAATTTGGTAAGATCTCCGGCAATGCATTGGCTACCCGTATCTATTTATATACCGGTCAGTGGGAAAAAGCCCTGGCGGCTGCCCGTGCCGTACTGGAGAAAAAGAATACCCTGGTAGACTTTAACACCAGCACCGAACTGCCTACGGTGTATAATTCCAAGGAAGCGATTCTGGCTTATGAGGTAATTTATAGTGCACAGATGTTGCTGCCAGCCTTCGTCTCAGATCAGCTGTTATCGATGTACAACGCGGAAGGCGATCTGCGCCTGAAACGTTTTTACGGAAAAGACAGTAAAGGCAATAACACCGTGATCAAAATCAAGTATGCAGATAATAACTACCGGCAGTCTTTCCGCGTGGCAGAAATTTATCTGTCTGCAGCAGAAGCAGCGGCCAACCTGCAACAGCCGGAAGTAGCCCGTACTTATCTGAATACCCTGAAACAAAACCGCTTAACACCGGCGTTCTACCAGGCAGAAGTAACCCGTGTTGCTGCCCTGACCGGTAAGGCGCTGTTACAGGAAATATACGATGAAAGAGCCCGTGAGCTGGCCTTTGAAGGACACCGCTGGTTTGACCTGCGCAGAACTTCCCAGCCGGCTATCACACATATGTTAAAAGGAAAGGCCTATACCCTCAACGCCCTGGATGCACGGTATATCGTGCGTATTCCAACGGAAGCGATCCGGTATAATCCTTTGCTGGCAGATTAA
- a CDS encoding RNA polymerase sigma factor, with protein MHDMTDKELVTLVHSQPVEAFRFLYDKYWDPLFSMALKRLQDAEEARDVVQEVFVTIWDQRLQLQPRESLLPYLQVILRNRILNLYARNEVKLRYILETQWQAAFAHNNTAQQLTLKELERIIHTAIAGLPPRMQEIFLLNREEHMSPAEIAAHLSLSVQTVKNQLHRATEKMKAEVSAHIDPTLLVLVLPLITAG; from the coding sequence ATGCATGATATGACAGACAAAGAACTGGTCACATTAGTGCATTCGCAACCTGTAGAGGCCTTCCGGTTCCTGTACGATAAGTACTGGGATCCGCTTTTTAGCATGGCCCTGAAACGGTTGCAGGATGCAGAAGAGGCCCGTGATGTAGTACAGGAGGTGTTTGTGACCATATGGGATCAGCGTTTGCAGCTGCAGCCAAGGGAATCGCTGTTGCCTTACCTGCAGGTTATTCTGCGGAACCGCATACTCAACCTCTATGCCCGCAATGAAGTAAAGCTCCGCTATATACTTGAAACGCAATGGCAGGCTGCTTTTGCACATAATAATACGGCCCAGCAGCTCACCCTGAAAGAGCTGGAACGGATTATCCATACCGCTATTGCCGGGTTGCCGCCGCGTATGCAGGAAATATTTCTGCTCAACCGCGAAGAGCACATGTCGCCCGCGGAAATTGCCGCCCATCTTTCCCTTTCTGTACAAACCGTCAAGAACCAGTTGCACCGTGCTACCGAAAAGATGAAGGCAGAAGTGAGCGCTCACATAGATCCTACTTTATTGGTACTGGTTTTACCACTCATTACAGCTGGTTAG
- a CDS encoding SusC/RagA family TonB-linked outer membrane protein, whose translation MKKGPKLLRIVLLLLVAGLVPWLAQAQEGRRTIKGKVVDATSGEALIGVSVYVSNKTIGAATGTDNVIENISIGAITNEKGEFTLSLSDSLKAKQLTVNYMGYETKLVNITSSNTYQIALGTSGKNLSEFVFTGYQTIRKNKSTGATDKITMDKIDIGGVMGVDQMLQGQLAGVAISTLSGAPGQAAKIRIRGTSSLQGAQDPLWVVDGLPIEGNNLPDMKGNKDIDQLYTSSIAGYSPADIESITVLKDAAATAIYGARAANGVIVVTTKSGKKGDRLSVNYRNNFTFTQKPDISRLNLMNSDQKVNLELDLFTSDYDFRATNGDVSRILNKYGVTPAELSGKGFGGINAAARNEINALRGINTDWNDLLFRSAFTQEHSVSVSGGGDKSAYYFSGGYYDEQGAVKGTGAQRYNITLKTDFDLSEKLKFSAGLFANQRKQSSYLTNAAANTNPTNYSRMANPYTRVKDDNGNYIYDRNIMGEESILDFNVLEEQSNTSNINKAQAVNANFKLDYEVIPRLHISTQLGVQTENKSIESIALENTYFVRHQADITQRFDPATGNKNTFLPKGGIINNSQEDLQQYTLKTMAEYNFNLQKKHDFTFLAGNELRRITTKGMTKVGYGYDPQTLTTIAPKFQNDNEASILFKDKNTYLENAFVSFFGTGSYTYNNKYTVAGSIRFDGSDMFGVDPKYKYLPLWSVSGLWRVMEEPFMKQVNFINTLNLRASYGLQGNVDKNTSPFVMGKYGRIGLLPGQLVDVIDVSAPPNAKLRWEKTINTNYGIDLSLFKNKVNITVDYYTRHGKDLINVYSLPLETGFQMMSVNWAEMRNSGLEISINTRNITRKDFRWSTDFNFAYNKNKVLQETLADNSFVPSRVGHPVGVLWGLDYAGMNDKGMVMVNKDGQVISFLDYLQIKDDFASEPELAGLFPYSTLTNDQQRELYKDMGTSDPLYTGGLTNNFSYKRFDLSIGLMFNLGQKVRLQPFYSPIAYNRGTNTNTAILDRWTPANVHGSYPALLGNNSAMDPQLRLLGRWYEQRPEHYNNLSMWIRNGGYVRVRNITLGYRLPEEMGAKIRLKGLKVVAEARNPFVFSNNYDGYLDPETMGNPYAQPIPKTYTIGINATF comes from the coding sequence ATGAAAAAAGGACCAAAATTGTTGAGAATAGTACTGCTGTTGCTGGTGGCCGGCCTCGTTCCGTGGCTCGCCCAGGCACAGGAAGGCAGACGTACTATTAAGGGAAAAGTGGTAGATGCCACTTCTGGAGAAGCACTGATCGGTGTATCCGTGTATGTAAGTAATAAAACAATCGGCGCTGCTACCGGTACAGACAATGTGATTGAGAATATCAGCATTGGCGCTATTACCAACGAAAAGGGAGAGTTTACCCTTTCTTTGTCAGACTCACTGAAAGCAAAACAGCTGACCGTAAACTACATGGGGTATGAAACCAAACTGGTGAATATCACCAGCAGTAATACCTATCAGATTGCATTGGGTACCTCCGGTAAAAATCTGAGTGAATTTGTATTCACCGGTTACCAGACGATCCGGAAAAATAAATCTACCGGCGCCACCGATAAAATTACGATGGATAAAATCGATATCGGTGGAGTAATGGGAGTAGACCAGATGTTGCAGGGACAACTGGCGGGTGTGGCTATCAGCACGCTCTCCGGCGCACCCGGACAGGCAGCCAAAATCCGTATTCGCGGTACCTCCTCCTTACAAGGTGCGCAGGACCCGCTGTGGGTAGTAGACGGATTACCGATTGAAGGCAATAACCTGCCGGATATGAAAGGTAACAAGGACATTGATCAGTTATATACTTCTTCTATCGCCGGTTACAGTCCTGCAGATATCGAAAGTATTACCGTACTGAAAGATGCGGCAGCTACTGCGATCTATGGTGCACGTGCGGCCAACGGGGTGATTGTGGTAACTACCAAATCCGGTAAAAAAGGCGATCGCCTGTCTGTGAATTACCGCAACAACTTTACGTTTACACAGAAACCGGATATCAGCCGATTGAACCTGATGAACAGTGACCAGAAAGTGAACCTGGAACTGGACCTCTTTACTTCTGATTATGATTTCCGCGCTACGAATGGTGATGTTTCCCGCATCCTGAATAAATATGGCGTAACGCCAGCCGAACTTTCCGGTAAAGGATTCGGTGGTATCAATGCCGCTGCCCGTAATGAAATCAACGCTTTACGTGGTATCAATACCGATTGGAATGACCTGCTGTTCCGCAGTGCCTTTACACAGGAGCACAGTGTAAGCGTGTCCGGTGGTGGAGATAAGTCTGCCTATTATTTCAGCGGTGGTTATTATGATGAGCAAGGTGCTGTAAAAGGTACCGGTGCACAACGGTATAACATCACCCTGAAAACAGATTTTGATCTGTCAGAAAAACTGAAATTTTCTGCCGGCTTGTTTGCCAATCAGCGTAAGCAATCTTCTTACCTGACCAATGCTGCTGCCAATACCAACCCGACCAATTACTCCCGTATGGCTAACCCCTATACACGGGTAAAAGATGATAACGGTAATTACATCTATGACCGGAACATCATGGGAGAAGAAAGCATCCTGGACTTTAACGTACTGGAAGAACAAAGCAATACCAGCAACATCAATAAAGCACAGGCAGTAAATGCCAACTTCAAACTGGATTACGAAGTGATTCCCCGCCTGCATATCAGTACACAGCTGGGTGTGCAGACAGAAAACAAAAGCATTGAAAGCATTGCGCTGGAAAATACCTATTTCGTAAGACATCAGGCAGATATTACCCAGCGTTTTGATCCGGCTACCGGCAATAAAAATACTTTCCTGCCTAAAGGAGGGATCATCAATAATTCACAGGAAGATCTGCAGCAGTATACGTTGAAGACCATGGCAGAGTATAACTTCAACCTGCAGAAAAAACATGACTTCACCTTCCTGGCGGGTAATGAACTGAGAAGAATTACCACCAAAGGGATGACTAAGGTCGGGTATGGATATGATCCGCAGACCCTGACGACCATCGCACCAAAATTCCAGAACGATAACGAGGCATCTATCCTGTTTAAAGATAAAAACACTTACCTCGAAAATGCCTTTGTATCTTTCTTTGGTACCGGTTCCTATACGTATAACAACAAGTACACCGTTGCGGGTAGTATCCGTTTCGATGGTTCTGATATGTTTGGGGTAGATCCGAAATACAAATACCTGCCTTTATGGTCTGTGAGTGGTTTGTGGCGTGTAATGGAAGAACCGTTTATGAAACAGGTGAATTTCATCAATACACTGAACCTCCGTGCTTCCTATGGTTTGCAGGGTAACGTAGATAAAAACACGTCGCCGTTTGTGATGGGTAAGTATGGCCGCATCGGTTTACTCCCTGGCCAGCTGGTGGATGTGATTGATGTATCTGCTCCGCCAAACGCCAAACTGAGATGGGAGAAAACCATCAACACCAACTATGGTATTGATCTCTCCCTCTTTAAAAATAAAGTGAACATCACCGTAGATTATTATACGCGTCATGGTAAAGACCTGATCAACGTATACTCCCTGCCGTTAGAAACCGGTTTCCAGATGATGAGTGTCAACTGGGCGGAAATGCGCAACAGCGGGCTGGAGATCAGTATCAATACCCGCAACATTACCCGTAAGGACTTCCGTTGGTCTACCGACTTCAACTTCGCTTACAATAAGAACAAGGTATTGCAGGAAACCCTGGCCGATAACTCTTTTGTGCCTTCCCGTGTGGGGCATCCTGTGGGGGTACTCTGGGGCCTGGATTATGCTGGTATGAATGATAAAGGTATGGTGATGGTCAACAAGGACGGTCAGGTAATTTCTTTCCTGGACTACCTGCAGATCAAGGATGATTTTGCCTCCGAACCGGAATTGGCAGGACTGTTCCCGTACTCCACGCTCACGAATGATCAGCAGCGGGAACTGTACAAAGATATGGGTACTTCCGATCCTTTGTACACCGGTGGTCTGACCAATAATTTCAGCTACAAACGTTTTGATCTGTCTATCGGGCTGATGTTCAACCTGGGACAGAAAGTGCGGTTACAACCTTTTTACAGTCCCATTGCGTATAACCGTGGTACCAACACCAACACAGCCATCCTGGATCGCTGGACACCGGCCAATGTACATGGCAGCTACCCGGCACTGCTGGGCAACAACAGCGCCATGGATCCGCAGCTCCGCCTGCTGGGCCGCTGGTATGAGCAACGTCCGGAACATTACAACAATCTGAGTATGTGGATCAGAAATGGTGGATATGTGCGGGTACGTAACATCACCCTGGGCTACAGACTGCCGGAAGAGATGGGCGCCAAAATCCGCCTGAAAGGGCTGAAAGTAGTAGCGGAAGCACGCAACCCGTTTGTGTTCTCCAACAACTACGATGGCTACCTGGATCCGGAAACCATGGGTAATCCGTATGCACAGCCTATCCCTAAAACCTATACCATTGGTATTAATGCCACATTCTAA
- a CDS encoding zinc-dependent metalloprotease — protein MATSYRKLLWLLPCVALSAQCIVINDAAAQSKKKSWGLFGKKKTAVVADTTAKKKPDMKGLKPYKEVITADAVSKNGLFKVHRVKTDFYFEIPLKLLGRQLLVVNKLSKVPEQLNDAGVNKGMNYENIVISFERDTTLNKVFIRKQNPFLEVPAGNAIAQSVADNFTPSVIDYFKIEAYSTDTSALVINVSKVFDGSNSSINNVFDALGMGSSPSKDLSRILAIKTFEDNIVAKSELTAKVTGVQVSVETTTNLVLLSDNPMTARFADRRVGLFTTPRWYFSDDQHKLEERQLVTRWRLEPKPEDKQRYLKGELVEPAKPIVYYIDASTPAKWRPYIKAGIEDWQKAFEAAGFKNAIVAKEVPTNDPDFDPDDVRYSVVTYAASAKANAMGPSVIDPRSGEILEADIIWWHNVMSTLHSWVRIQTGAIDPRARGNHFSDSLMGHAIRFVSSHEVGHTLGLQHNMGSSFAFEVDSLRSPEFTARMGGTAPSIMDYARFNYVAQPEDQVKQITPAIGVYDKFAIGWAYRYTGSKTPHEELPSLNQQLRQHENDPMYAFGEQQDVRDAIDPRSQIEDLGNNAVKASRYGLLNLKRIVPQIISWTKEEGESYDEAGKMLNSAIGQWNQYAYHVLANVGGIYITPTVYGQQQPTYLHVEKKKQQEAVKYLVDEVFNTPAWLFRNEVYRKSYPIKESPIGNIEYGSLVYAKSLQSYLYYDLLRDERLSRMLENEAANGRTAYTVTDLMSDMHQGVFAKTIRGQALDIYERNSQKGFVDALIISIDKSVVRAETKKLQEEKPLTTIDNFCTFSLQPHLQEDRASRNMMYFAVNRVSDAVSAKRGELSRLLQLLQTKKNIGDRATADHYNDLIFRINQALNTK, from the coding sequence ATGGCAACTAGTTACAGGAAACTGTTATGGCTACTCCCATGTGTAGCCCTATCAGCACAATGCATTGTAATCAACGATGCAGCGGCACAATCAAAGAAGAAAAGCTGGGGATTATTCGGTAAGAAAAAAACAGCCGTGGTAGCAGACACCACTGCTAAGAAGAAACCGGACATGAAAGGGTTGAAACCTTATAAAGAGGTGATAACCGCCGATGCCGTTTCTAAAAATGGTTTGTTTAAAGTACACCGGGTAAAAACGGATTTCTATTTTGAAATTCCCCTGAAACTCCTGGGCCGTCAGCTTCTGGTGGTGAATAAACTGTCGAAAGTACCTGAGCAGCTCAATGATGCCGGTGTGAACAAAGGCATGAACTACGAGAACATTGTGATCTCCTTTGAAAGAGATACCACGCTCAATAAAGTATTTATCCGCAAGCAGAATCCTTTCCTGGAAGTGCCGGCAGGTAACGCTATTGCCCAATCTGTAGCCGACAACTTTACCCCTTCTGTCATAGATTATTTTAAAATAGAAGCCTATAGTACAGATACCAGCGCGTTGGTGATCAACGTGTCGAAAGTATTTGACGGCTCCAACAGCAGCATCAACAACGTGTTTGATGCACTGGGCATGGGCAGCTCTCCCAGCAAGGACCTGTCCCGCATCCTGGCCATCAAAACATTTGAAGACAACATCGTCGCGAAATCTGAACTCACGGCTAAAGTAACCGGTGTACAGGTATCCGTAGAAACCACCACCAACCTGGTATTACTCAGCGATAACCCGATGACGGCACGTTTTGCCGACAGAAGGGTAGGGCTGTTTACCACGCCCCGCTGGTATTTCAGTGATGACCAGCACAAACTGGAAGAAAGACAGCTGGTAACCCGCTGGCGCCTGGAACCCAAACCGGAAGATAAACAACGCTATCTTAAAGGGGAGCTGGTAGAACCGGCAAAACCAATTGTATACTATATCGATGCCAGCACACCGGCAAAATGGCGCCCCTACATTAAAGCAGGGATCGAAGACTGGCAGAAGGCTTTTGAAGCAGCAGGTTTTAAAAATGCTATCGTAGCCAAAGAGGTACCGACCAATGATCCTGACTTCGATCCGGATGATGTACGTTACTCTGTAGTTACCTACGCGGCTTCCGCGAAAGCGAATGCCATGGGCCCCTCTGTCATTGATCCACGCTCCGGCGAAATCCTGGAAGCAGATATTATCTGGTGGCACAACGTGATGAGCACCCTGCATTCCTGGGTACGTATTCAAACCGGCGCTATCGATCCGCGGGCACGGGGTAATCATTTCAGCGATTCCCTGATGGGCCACGCCATCCGTTTTGTATCCAGCCATGAAGTAGGCCATACACTCGGATTACAACACAACATGGGTAGCTCCTTCGCTTTTGAAGTAGACTCCCTGCGCTCACCGGAATTTACGGCCCGCATGGGTGGTACGGCGCCTTCCATCATGGACTACGCCCGTTTCAACTACGTAGCACAACCGGAAGATCAGGTGAAACAAATCACACCGGCTATCGGCGTGTACGATAAATTCGCTATCGGCTGGGCTTACCGCTACACCGGCAGCAAAACGCCGCATGAAGAACTGCCGTCCCTCAACCAACAGTTACGGCAACACGAAAATGATCCGATGTATGCCTTCGGAGAACAACAGGACGTGCGGGATGCCATCGATCCGCGTTCGCAGATCGAAGACCTGGGTAACAATGCTGTGAAAGCCAGCCGCTATGGCCTGCTCAACCTGAAACGCATTGTACCGCAAATCATCAGCTGGACAAAAGAAGAAGGCGAGAGTTATGACGAAGCCGGTAAAATGCTGAACAGCGCGATCGGTCAGTGGAACCAATATGCGTATCACGTACTGGCCAATGTGGGTGGTATCTACATCACACCTACCGTATATGGTCAGCAACAGCCTACCTATCTGCATGTAGAGAAAAAGAAACAACAGGAAGCTGTGAAATACCTGGTAGATGAAGTATTCAATACACCAGCATGGCTTTTCAGAAATGAGGTATACCGCAAAAGTTATCCTATTAAAGAAAGCCCGATCGGGAATATTGAATACGGTTCTCTGGTATACGCCAAAAGCCTGCAGTCCTATTTATACTATGACCTGCTGCGCGATGAACGTTTGTCCCGCATGCTGGAAAATGAAGCGGCAAATGGCCGTACTGCCTATACCGTAACAGACCTGATGAGCGATATGCACCAGGGCGTTTTCGCCAAAACCATACGCGGTCAGGCACTGGATATCTATGAGCGCAACAGCCAGAAAGGTTTTGTGGATGCGCTGATTATCAGCATCGATAAATCTGTGGTACGGGCAGAAACCAAAAAACTGCAGGAAGAAAAACCACTGACAACTATTGATAATTTCTGCACCTTCTCGCTGCAGCCACACCTGCAGGAAGACCGTGCTTCCCGCAATATGATGTATTTCGCGGTAAACCGGGTATCCGATGCCGTAAGTGCCAAACGTGGTGAACTGAGTCGCCTGCTGCAATTGCTCCAGACAAAGAAAAACATCGGCGACCGCGCTACGGCAGATCATTATAATGACCTGATTTTCCGGATCAATCAAGCTTTAAATACTAAATAA
- a CDS encoding LytR/AlgR family response regulator transcription factor codes for MKLTAIAIDDEPVALAVIQNHAAMVPFLEMKGFFANAFEALDFLSKEKVDLLFLDIKMPDISGLDFLSSLPQPPMTIFTTAYSEHAVKSFELDAIDYLLKPFSLIRFVKACNKANSLLQLKLNGGGTLREVPEYIFVKSGYEQFKVVLEDILYLESAGNYVNFILTDRKLISRLSMQEATDLLPASFFTRVHRSYIVANNKIERADRNALYIRNIPIPIGAAYAPAVEKLF; via the coding sequence ATGAAGCTTACTGCAATAGCGATAGATGATGAGCCAGTGGCGCTGGCGGTGATTCAAAATCATGCCGCCATGGTACCTTTTCTGGAAATGAAAGGTTTCTTTGCCAACGCTTTTGAGGCGCTGGATTTTTTAAGCAAGGAGAAAGTAGACCTGCTGTTTCTCGATATCAAAATGCCGGATATTTCCGGCCTGGATTTCCTGAGCAGCCTTCCGCAACCTCCTATGACAATTTTCACGACTGCCTATTCAGAACATGCTGTCAAAAGTTTTGAACTGGATGCTATTGACTACCTGTTGAAACCTTTTTCGCTGATACGATTTGTGAAAGCCTGCAATAAAGCCAATAGTTTATTGCAGCTGAAACTCAATGGTGGCGGCACATTAAGGGAAGTGCCGGAGTACATTTTTGTGAAAAGCGGCTACGAACAGTTTAAGGTGGTGCTGGAAGATATCCTATATCTGGAGAGCGCAGGCAACTATGTGAACTTTATCCTGACCGACCGGAAACTGATTTCCCGCCTGTCTATGCAGGAGGCTACGGATTTGTTGCCGGCGTCTTTTTTCACCCGGGTACACCGGTCGTATATCGTTGCAAATAACAAAATAGAACGGGCAGACCGCAATGCCCTCTACATCAGAAATATACCAATTCCTATCGGCGCAGCCTATGCGCCGGCAGTAGAGAAACTTTTTTAG
- a CDS encoding alpha/beta hydrolase, translating into MSKPFPNVTARLFFRLYCTPPAVKLRANHVEVGKSAAERFLEVSRYPFDEDTMPVATYRWGRSDKKILLHHGWGGSPFHFGQLINALVADGYEVISYDAPAHGQSGGRQSNLVQWMHVLEQVIQQVGPLYAVIGHSLGGLSTALTLARKDLAIPRLVLLSTALSAPVFFNEAFRLFRIHPVVMPHLEALIHRRLKEGIADMDLQRYIGGIKAGRIWLAYDTTDTLVDAGDIDQYLQQYPAIQSLRVKGDGHFRIMRHNAVLEGVLQFLQQEETAPSPAKSASIDIK; encoded by the coding sequence ATGAGTAAACCGTTCCCAAATGTAACAGCCCGTCTTTTTTTCCGGCTGTATTGCACGCCCCCTGCCGTGAAACTGCGGGCCAACCATGTTGAAGTAGGGAAGAGTGCCGCAGAGCGGTTCCTGGAAGTCAGCCGCTATCCTTTCGATGAGGATACGATGCCGGTAGCCACCTATCGCTGGGGGCGTTCAGACAAAAAAATACTATTGCATCATGGCTGGGGCGGTAGTCCTTTTCATTTCGGACAACTGATCAACGCCCTGGTAGCTGATGGATATGAAGTGATCAGTTATGATGCGCCGGCACATGGCCAGTCCGGTGGGCGGCAAAGTAACCTGGTACAATGGATGCACGTATTGGAACAGGTGATACAGCAGGTAGGACCACTGTATGCCGTGATTGGGCATTCGCTGGGCGGACTGAGTACCGCGCTCACACTGGCCCGGAAAGATCTGGCGATACCCCGGCTGGTACTGCTGAGTACTGCACTTAGTGCCCCCGTATTTTTCAATGAAGCGTTCCGGCTGTTCCGCATTCACCCGGTAGTGATGCCTCACCTGGAAGCGCTGATACACCGCCGGTTGAAAGAAGGCATCGCGGATATGGACCTGCAACGGTATATTGGCGGCATCAAAGCCGGCAGGATCTGGCTGGCCTATGATACAACAGATACCCTGGTGGATGCAGGGGATATAGATCAGTATCTGCAGCAATATCCGGCTATCCAGTCGCTGCGTGTTAAAGGCGACGGGCATTTCCGTATCATGCGTCACAACGCTGTACTGGAAGGAGTATTACAATTCCTGCAACAGGAAGAAACAGCCCCGTCGCCGGCAAAATCCGCTTCCATTGATATAAAATAA